A stretch of Amycolatopsis balhimycina FH 1894 DNA encodes these proteins:
- a CDS encoding amidohydrolase family protein: MTQPTDGPVVLRGGTVLTLDDARRVLVGEDVLVEGGRITAIGPALEAPPGTTEIDATGGIVLPGMIDTHRHLWQTAMRGYGADWTLTQYFVWYYLEWGKVFRPEDIYAGNLLGALEALEAGVTTTVDWSHGLQTTQHADAAADALQAVPGRFVLAYGNIQDSPATWTGTPEFRDFVSRRVTGDDLLGFQLAFDVTGDPAFPEKPAFEVARELGVPVTTHAGVWGATGDAGIRLMHDHGFMTPETIYVHSASLSADSYHRIAATGGSVSVSTESEQSAGQGYPPTWALRRYGIPVSLSMDTSVWWSGDLFSAMRATLGADRSREHLEAHAKGETVTHAALRAEQVVEWATRGGAQALGRADLGSLEVGKKADVVLLKNDDSPASFPLLNPYGHVAFQAQRGDVHTVLVNGRIVKRDGRLVGVDLPAVRRRVEETVEHLRAQLGEEAWRQGMNPDVPETKILDNPYTYTDYQSDSTHGG, encoded by the coding sequence ATGACGCAGCCCACCGACGGTCCGGTCGTCCTGCGGGGCGGCACGGTGCTGACCCTCGACGACGCCCGCCGCGTCCTCGTCGGGGAAGACGTCCTCGTCGAAGGCGGCCGGATCACCGCGATCGGCCCGGCGCTGGAGGCGCCGCCGGGCACGACCGAGATCGACGCCACCGGCGGGATCGTCCTGCCCGGGATGATCGACACCCACCGCCACCTGTGGCAGACCGCCATGCGCGGCTACGGCGCCGACTGGACGCTCACCCAGTACTTCGTCTGGTACTACCTCGAGTGGGGCAAGGTGTTCCGGCCCGAGGACATCTACGCCGGCAACCTGCTCGGCGCGCTCGAGGCCCTCGAAGCCGGGGTCACCACGACCGTCGACTGGTCACACGGCCTGCAGACCACCCAGCACGCCGACGCCGCGGCCGACGCGCTGCAGGCCGTGCCCGGCCGGTTCGTCCTGGCCTACGGCAACATCCAGGACTCGCCGGCGACCTGGACCGGGACACCGGAGTTCCGCGACTTCGTCTCCCGCCGCGTCACCGGCGACGACCTGCTCGGCTTCCAGCTCGCCTTCGACGTCACCGGCGACCCGGCGTTCCCCGAGAAACCGGCGTTCGAAGTGGCCCGGGAGCTCGGCGTGCCGGTGACCACGCACGCGGGCGTCTGGGGCGCCACCGGCGACGCCGGCATCCGCCTGATGCACGACCACGGGTTCATGACGCCGGAGACGATCTACGTCCACAGCGCGTCGCTGTCGGCGGACTCCTACCACCGGATCGCCGCGACGGGCGGCTCGGTGTCGGTCTCGACCGAGAGCGAGCAGAGCGCCGGCCAGGGCTACCCGCCCACCTGGGCCCTGCGGAGGTACGGCATCCCGGTGTCGCTGTCGATGGACACGTCGGTGTGGTGGAGCGGCGACCTGTTCTCGGCGATGCGCGCGACGCTGGGTGCCGACCGGTCCCGGGAGCACCTGGAGGCGCACGCCAAGGGCGAAACGGTCACCCACGCCGCGCTGCGGGCCGAGCAGGTCGTCGAGTGGGCCACCCGCGGCGGCGCGCAGGCGCTGGGCCGCGCCGACCTCGGCAGCCTCGAGGTCGGCAAGAAGGCCGACGTGGTGCTGCTGAAGAACGACGACTCACCGGCGTCGTTCCCGCTGTTGAACCCCTACGGCCACGTGGCGTTCCAGGCCCAGCGCGGCGACGTTCACACCGTGCTGGTCAACGGCCGGATCGTGAAGCGCGACGGCCGGCTGGTGGGCGTCGACCTGCCCGCCGTCCGGCGGCGCGTCGAGGAGACGGTGGAGCACCTGCGCGCGCAGCTCGGCGAGGAGGCGTGGCGCCAGGGGATGAACCCGGACGTCCCGGAGACGAAGATCCTCGACAACCCCTACACCTACACCGACTACCAGAGCGACAGCACCCACGGCGGCTGA
- a CDS encoding IclR family transcriptional regulator domain-containing protein — translation MPREGTGPDFIEALARGLEVITAFRPHRPEMTLAEVAGAAGLARPTARRILLTLEELGYVRTDGRGYALTPRVLDLGVAYVRSMGLWDVARPHLERLVARTGESCSIAQLDGSDIVYVARVAVPKIVGLTVQIGTRFPALPTSLGKVQLAALPPDELDAVLAQPTRSGLVPRWQPDRAERDAELREVRARGWALTDEQLALGIRSVAAPLRDGSGRVLAGVNVNCHAAETPVDRLLEHHLPLLLQTAGEISADFARLDDVPHVTVPAVS, via the coding sequence ATGCCACGCGAGGGAACGGGTCCCGACTTCATCGAAGCGCTGGCGCGCGGGCTCGAGGTGATCACGGCGTTCCGGCCGCACCGGCCGGAGATGACGCTGGCCGAGGTGGCCGGCGCCGCCGGGCTGGCCCGCCCGACCGCCCGCCGGATCCTGCTCACCCTGGAGGAGCTCGGCTACGTCCGCACCGACGGCCGTGGCTACGCCCTGACCCCGCGCGTGCTCGACCTCGGCGTCGCCTACGTGCGTTCGATGGGCCTGTGGGACGTCGCCCGGCCGCACCTGGAACGCCTGGTCGCCCGCACCGGCGAGTCGTGTTCGATCGCCCAGCTCGACGGCTCGGACATCGTCTACGTCGCCCGCGTGGCGGTGCCGAAGATCGTGGGGCTCACCGTGCAGATCGGCACCCGGTTCCCGGCCCTGCCGACGTCGCTGGGGAAGGTGCAGCTCGCGGCCCTGCCGCCGGACGAGCTGGACGCGGTACTGGCGCAGCCGACGCGCTCGGGACTGGTGCCGCGCTGGCAGCCGGACCGGGCCGAGCGCGACGCCGAGCTGCGCGAGGTCCGGGCCCGCGGCTGGGCGCTGACCGACGAGCAGCTCGCGCTGGGCATCCGGTCGGTCGCCGCGCCGCTGCGCGACGGGTCCGGCCGGGTGCTCGCCGGCGTCAACGTCAACTGCCACGCCGCGGAAACGCCGGTCGACCGGCTGCTGGAACACCACCTGCCGTTGCTGCTGCAGACCGCCGGGGAGATCAGCGCCGACTTCGCCCGGCTGGACGACGTCCCGCACGTGACCGTGCCCGCGGTGTCTTGA
- a CDS encoding CaiB/BaiF CoA transferase family protein, with product MTTTATGPLSGLLVADFSRVLAGPYATMLLADMGADVVKVEGPQGDETRTWMPPVRGDVSTYYLGVNRGKRSIALDLREEADAAVARELAARADVVIENFKPGGLAKYGLDYAAVSTANPGAVYASISGFGSGEGRHVPGYDLMVQAISGLMSLTGDPDGPPYRAGISVFDVMAGNHAVIGILAALRHRDATGEGQHVEVNLLSSALTGLVNHSSAYAAGGVVPYRMGNAHPSVFPYEPLPTADNDLIVAAANDGQFRRLCEVLDLPDVPDDPRFARNADRTKNREELRPLLVERLAKRGAVDWFDALTEVGVPCGPINTIDGGFAMAERFGLDPVVEVGDGDRAVPTTRHPIRFSATPAAYRLPPPDLDEHGAELRAWLRRGSE from the coding sequence GTGACCACCACCGCAACGGGCCCGCTCTCGGGACTGCTGGTCGCCGACTTCTCCCGGGTGCTCGCCGGCCCGTACGCCACGATGCTGCTGGCCGACATGGGCGCCGACGTCGTCAAGGTCGAAGGGCCCCAGGGCGACGAGACCCGCACGTGGATGCCGCCGGTGCGCGGCGATGTCTCGACCTACTACCTCGGCGTCAACCGGGGGAAGCGGTCGATCGCCCTCGACCTGCGGGAGGAGGCGGACGCCGCGGTCGCCCGCGAGCTGGCCGCCCGCGCGGACGTGGTGATCGAGAACTTCAAGCCCGGCGGCCTGGCCAAGTACGGCCTCGACTACGCGGCGGTCAGCACGGCCAACCCCGGCGCCGTCTACGCCTCGATCAGCGGGTTCGGCTCGGGTGAAGGACGGCACGTGCCCGGCTACGACCTCATGGTGCAGGCGATCTCGGGCCTGATGAGCCTGACCGGCGACCCGGACGGCCCGCCGTACCGGGCCGGGATCTCGGTGTTCGACGTGATGGCGGGCAACCACGCGGTGATCGGGATCCTCGCCGCGCTGCGCCACCGCGACGCGACCGGCGAAGGGCAGCACGTCGAGGTCAACCTGCTGTCCTCGGCGCTGACCGGGCTGGTGAACCACAGCTCGGCCTACGCCGCCGGCGGCGTGGTGCCGTACCGGATGGGCAACGCCCACCCGAGCGTCTTCCCCTACGAGCCGTTGCCGACCGCCGACAACGACCTGATCGTCGCCGCGGCCAACGACGGGCAGTTCCGCCGGCTGTGCGAGGTCCTCGACCTACCGGACGTCCCGGACGACCCGCGGTTCGCGCGCAACGCCGACCGCACGAAGAACCGCGAAGAGCTCCGGCCGCTGCTGGTCGAGCGGCTCGCGAAACGCGGCGCGGTGGACTGGTTCGACGCGCTGACGGAGGTCGGTGTCCCCTGTGGACCGATCAACACGATCGACGGCGGCTTCGCGATGGCCGAACGCTTCGGGCTCGACCCGGTCGTCGAGGTCGGCGACGGTGACCGCGCCGTCCCCACCACCCGCCACCCGATCCGGTTCTCCGCCACTCCCGCCGCCTACCGGCTGCCGCCGCCCGACCTCGACGAGCACGGCGCCGAGCTGCGCGCGTGGCTGAGGAGAGGCAGCGAATGA
- a CDS encoding citryl-CoA lyase: MTDPVYETALGASTKDKITLLGRDLAEDVMGTVGFGELAFWLATQRRPSKGETRVFEAVLAALADHGFTPTAIVTRLTYLSAPDSVQGALAAGLLGGGSRFLGVTEDCGRFLHAVLAEAELPSDERGWDALALETVEKRRAERKFVPGLGHHVHKDGDPRTPRLFAIADEEGLRGPHLELFAAIGRVHPRVLGKTLPLNGAGVCGAALADLGLPLELLRGFALLARTAGLIGQLAEELRHPVANDIFLSVDLNNRSVAPDPEA; this comes from the coding sequence ATGACTGACCCGGTCTACGAAACCGCGCTCGGCGCGTCCACAAAGGACAAAATCACGCTGCTCGGCCGGGACCTCGCCGAGGACGTGATGGGCACGGTCGGGTTCGGCGAGCTGGCCTTCTGGCTGGCGACGCAGCGCCGTCCGTCCAAAGGGGAAACGCGGGTCTTCGAGGCGGTGCTGGCCGCGCTGGCCGACCACGGCTTCACCCCGACGGCGATCGTCACGCGGCTGACCTACCTGTCCGCGCCCGACTCCGTCCAGGGTGCCCTGGCCGCCGGCCTGCTGGGTGGCGGGTCGCGGTTCCTCGGGGTCACCGAGGACTGCGGGCGGTTCCTGCACGCCGTCCTCGCCGAAGCCGAGCTGCCCTCGGACGAGCGGGGCTGGGACGCGCTCGCGCTCGAAACCGTCGAAAAGCGCCGCGCGGAGCGGAAGTTCGTCCCGGGGCTCGGGCACCACGTGCACAAGGACGGCGACCCGCGCACCCCGCGGCTGTTCGCGATCGCCGACGAGGAAGGCCTGCGCGGCCCGCACCTGGAGCTGTTCGCCGCGATCGGCCGGGTGCACCCCCGGGTGCTCGGCAAGACGCTGCCGCTCAACGGCGCCGGCGTCTGCGGGGCCGCGCTCGCCGACCTGGGGCTGCCGCTGGAGCTGCTGCGCGGGTTCGCGTTGCTGGCCAGGACCGCTGGGTTGATCGGCCAGCTCGCCGAGGAGCTGCGGCACCCGGTCGCGAACGACATCTTCCTGTCGGTCGACCTGAACAACCGGTCGGTCGCCCCGGATCCGGAAGCGTGA
- a CDS encoding dioxygenase: MQLVTEDNITELAAERWASAHDPRTAEVMAALVRHLHAFAREVRLSEPEWMAAMRWLTETGRISNEKREEFILASDVLGLSMLVVQMNHAFDAKATPATVLGPFHIEGSPEKDFGGDMSDGLPGTPLYVTGSVRGLDGAPVAGAILDVWQADEDGAYESQIADIDEARLRAKYATRPDGSYCLRTIAPKGYSIPMDGPVGELIGGTDISHFRPAHVHFLVNAAGYEPLITHLFQEGAQYLDSDVVFGTKQELVVAFEPRDPGPTPDGGQSAEPWLEARYDFVLQPV, encoded by the coding sequence ATGCAGCTCGTCACCGAGGACAACATCACCGAGCTCGCCGCGGAGCGCTGGGCGAGCGCGCACGACCCGCGGACGGCGGAGGTCATGGCCGCGCTCGTGCGGCACCTGCACGCCTTCGCGCGTGAAGTGCGGCTGAGCGAGCCCGAGTGGATGGCCGCGATGCGGTGGCTCACCGAAACCGGCCGGATCAGCAACGAGAAGCGCGAGGAGTTCATCCTCGCCTCCGACGTGCTCGGCCTGAGCATGCTGGTGGTCCAGATGAACCACGCCTTCGACGCCAAGGCGACCCCGGCCACCGTGCTCGGCCCGTTCCACATCGAAGGCTCGCCGGAGAAGGACTTCGGCGGCGACATGTCCGACGGCCTGCCCGGCACGCCGCTCTACGTCACCGGCTCGGTCCGCGGCCTGGACGGCGCCCCGGTCGCCGGCGCGATCCTCGACGTCTGGCAGGCCGACGAAGACGGCGCGTACGAGTCGCAGATCGCGGACATCGACGAAGCCCGGCTGCGCGCGAAGTACGCTACGCGTCCCGACGGGTCCTACTGCCTGCGCACCATCGCGCCCAAGGGCTACTCGATCCCGATGGACGGCCCGGTCGGCGAGCTCATCGGCGGCACGGACATCAGCCACTTCCGGCCCGCCCACGTGCACTTCCTGGTCAACGCCGCCGGCTACGAGCCGCTGATCACGCACCTGTTCCAGGAAGGCGCGCAGTACCTCGACAGCGACGTCGTGTTCGGCACCAAGCAGGAACTGGTCGTCGCCTTCGAGCCCCGCGATCCCGGGCCGACCCCGGACGGCGGCCAGTCCGCGGAGCCGTGGCTGGAAGCGCGGTACGACTTCGTCCTCCAGCCCGTCTGA
- a CDS encoding quinone oxidoreductase family protein produces MRAAEIRVAGQPPVVAGRPDPEPGPGEVAVSVTAAPITPLDLLCASGASYFGVPSTPYVPGVQGVGVLTRPTPTHLAGTPVWFATTAGMRPGDGSMADRAVVAPEDLVVLPPGADHTLVAALGLSAVAAWMCLTATGRLAPGETVLVLGAGGVVGQAALQLARVAGAGHVVACARSDAALERALRLGADRVVRLEEGDDAGSLARRLGEAAGPVDLVIDPVCGIPAAAALRTLRQGGRLVNLGSAAGDEFAVPSAVLRSRSLRVLGYTNNELTADERGEALLTVVAHAMAGHLTVRYERAPLADAADAWTRPGRIVLVP; encoded by the coding sequence GTGCGTGCCGCTGAGATCCGGGTCGCCGGGCAGCCGCCGGTGGTGGCCGGCCGGCCCGATCCCGAGCCGGGTCCCGGCGAAGTCGCCGTGAGCGTCACGGCGGCGCCGATCACCCCGCTCGACCTGCTCTGCGCGTCCGGCGCGTCCTACTTCGGCGTTCCCTCGACGCCGTACGTGCCGGGGGTGCAGGGCGTCGGCGTCCTGACGCGGCCGACACCGACGCACCTGGCCGGGACACCGGTCTGGTTCGCCACGACCGCGGGCATGCGTCCCGGGGACGGCAGCATGGCCGACCGCGCCGTGGTCGCCCCCGAGGATCTGGTCGTCCTGCCGCCCGGGGCCGACCACACGCTCGTCGCGGCACTCGGGCTGTCGGCGGTCGCGGCCTGGATGTGCCTGACGGCCACGGGCCGGCTCGCGCCGGGCGAGACCGTGCTGGTGCTCGGGGCCGGTGGTGTGGTCGGGCAGGCGGCACTGCAGCTGGCGCGGGTGGCGGGCGCCGGGCACGTCGTGGCGTGCGCGCGCTCGGACGCCGCGCTGGAGCGGGCCCTGCGGCTCGGCGCGGACCGCGTCGTCCGGCTCGAGGAGGGCGACGACGCGGGCTCGCTGGCGCGGCGGCTCGGCGAGGCCGCCGGGCCGGTGGACCTGGTCATCGACCCGGTGTGCGGGATCCCCGCCGCGGCGGCGCTGCGCACCCTGCGCCAGGGTGGCCGGCTGGTCAACCTCGGCAGCGCCGCCGGCGACGAGTTCGCCGTGCCTTCGGCCGTGCTGCGCAGCCGGTCGCTGCGCGTCCTCGGCTACACGAACAACGAACTGACCGCCGACGAGCGCGGCGAAGCCCTCCTCACGGTGGTGGCCCACGCGATGGCGGGCCACCTCACCGTCCGCTACGAGCGCGCTCCGCTCGCGGACGCCGCCGACGCCTGGACACGGCCGGGCCGGATCGTGCTGGTGCCCTGA
- a CDS encoding carboxymuconolactone decarboxylase family protein has protein sequence MPHIPLDPQLPGIRSLMAFRPETAVPLNHLAQTLLRGPSSLTVGERELIAAVVSNGNECRFCHGSHAAAAAETLDGGRAVVDAACAGVDDAPVSDKLKALLRIALAVRETGRAVTPELVDAARAEGATDLELHDTVLVAAAFCMFNRYVDGLATVAPDDPAVYDQIGKVLAAEGYDR, from the coding sequence ATGCCGCACATTCCGCTCGACCCGCAGCTGCCGGGGATCCGGTCGCTGATGGCCTTCCGGCCCGAGACCGCCGTCCCGCTCAACCATCTGGCCCAGACCCTCCTTCGCGGCCCGAGCAGCCTGACCGTCGGCGAGCGCGAACTGATCGCCGCAGTTGTCTCCAACGGCAACGAATGCCGCTTCTGCCACGGCAGCCACGCCGCCGCCGCGGCCGAGACCCTCGACGGTGGCCGCGCGGTGGTCGACGCCGCCTGCGCCGGGGTCGACGACGCGCCCGTCTCGGACAAGCTCAAGGCTCTGCTGCGGATCGCCCTCGCCGTCCGCGAGACCGGCCGCGCCGTCACCCCCGAGCTGGTCGACGCGGCTCGTGCCGAGGGGGCGACGGACCTCGAGCTGCACGACACGGTCCTGGTCGCCGCGGCGTTCTGCATGTTCAACCGCTACGTCGACGGGCTCGCCACCGTGGCGCCGGACGACCCGGCGGTCTACGACCAGATCGGGAAGGTGCTCGCCGCCGAGGGCTACGACCGCTGA
- a CDS encoding FtsX-like permease family protein has product MTKPWRAAPRAALSSPLTLIVAAVTSLLACFLGAAAVLQASAAGGATVTYQTGTTCPDSYGPVFGKGNMPVKDIPALTGAVQRQAAAHGFGAPVVGQFTNVLFGTKFDGGPGYKVRLASRDQVGLDHLTLQQGTRAPGWWLGDVLANGEHVGVGAHPAVEGVALAPVTGVYRDLLDPPPRWWCSQQSGAVIDRLVNDPIDSIVFATDRKTFDDAIKAIGLPTMQYFHISFYEPPPTTLSGAEDLVQRSRDLVADVRADLTAQGLGSLVAADVPTFERSAQIARQARDNVFVSILPLALISVLVGCAGLGTVALQWYQRRHAQLRLLSARGSGPAALGGLAVAELGPPILLGGAAGAVAARVLLGVYGPPGAPDPAAVLRAGVVAAGTLVVSLTLLALVVAVRVHREFELGRVRRRGNRVRLLAYFPWELATAGMAWLGWTRLAGYGTASRLGNPLPQVDPLALTYPVFVVLTVGLLTARLAWLALHASHRARFWSRPALQLAIRRLAGARAPVTGVLVIGTLAIGTLATGIGIAHGQEEALDTKSAIFVGSNARLDTDSPIGMGDIAMPASLAGTSTVVGELTGTGGVVLVVDPATFARAAAVDRVPGDDLAELLRKISQPDPRGTPVIRVGHTAKQTGKLPDGLPDAVVAGDLPVFPMIGTSPGYVISRAVLGRAQLNGIPKWSVLTTSPMAEATAALRAAGVFIPNRISRESALDGLPFFVVSWTFSFVALLGAVLGVVAILALLVAVEVRRRQNALAGALVLRMGMRPRTLLASHLMELGALSGLAIVVGVVCGVSVAGLSVPRFDPATFLAPRSELPDPLPFVLTVLAVGVLVVALAGWIAVRSVRTARTAELIRA; this is encoded by the coding sequence GTGACCAAGCCGTGGCGGGCGGCCCCGAGGGCCGCCCTTTCCAGTCCGCTCACGCTGATCGTGGCGGCTGTGACCTCGCTGCTGGCCTGTTTTCTCGGCGCGGCGGCGGTGCTGCAGGCGTCCGCGGCCGGCGGGGCGACGGTGACCTACCAGACCGGGACCACCTGTCCCGACAGCTACGGCCCGGTATTCGGCAAGGGCAACATGCCGGTCAAGGACATCCCCGCGCTCACCGGCGCGGTCCAGCGGCAGGCCGCCGCGCACGGCTTCGGCGCCCCCGTCGTCGGCCAGTTCACGAACGTCCTGTTCGGCACGAAGTTCGACGGCGGCCCGGGTTACAAGGTCCGGCTGGCCTCGCGCGACCAGGTCGGCCTGGACCACCTGACGCTGCAGCAGGGCACGCGCGCGCCCGGGTGGTGGCTGGGCGATGTGCTGGCCAATGGCGAGCACGTCGGGGTCGGCGCGCATCCGGCTGTCGAGGGCGTCGCGCTGGCGCCGGTCACCGGCGTCTACCGCGATCTGCTCGACCCGCCGCCGCGGTGGTGGTGCTCGCAGCAGTCCGGCGCCGTCATCGACCGGCTGGTCAACGACCCGATCGACTCGATCGTGTTCGCCACCGACCGGAAGACCTTCGACGACGCGATCAAGGCGATCGGCCTGCCCACCATGCAGTACTTCCACATCTCCTTCTACGAGCCGCCGCCGACCACTCTCAGCGGCGCCGAGGACCTGGTGCAGCGCTCGCGCGACCTCGTCGCCGACGTCCGCGCCGATCTGACCGCCCAGGGGCTCGGCTCGCTGGTCGCCGCCGACGTCCCGACGTTCGAGCGCTCGGCGCAGATCGCTCGCCAGGCCCGGGACAACGTGTTCGTCTCGATCCTGCCGCTGGCGCTGATCAGCGTCCTGGTCGGCTGCGCCGGCCTCGGCACGGTGGCCCTGCAGTGGTACCAGCGCCGGCACGCGCAGCTGCGGCTGCTCTCGGCCCGCGGCAGCGGGCCGGCGGCGCTGGGTGGGCTCGCCGTCGCCGAGCTGGGCCCGCCGATCCTGCTCGGCGGCGCCGCGGGCGCGGTCGCGGCGCGGGTGCTGCTCGGCGTCTACGGGCCACCCGGGGCGCCCGATCCGGCGGCCGTGCTGCGGGCGGGCGTCGTCGCGGCGGGGACGCTGGTGGTGTCGCTGACGTTGCTGGCGCTCGTCGTCGCCGTGCGGGTGCACCGGGAGTTCGAGCTGGGCCGGGTGCGCCGCCGCGGCAACCGGGTGCGGCTGCTGGCGTACTTCCCGTGGGAGCTCGCGACGGCCGGGATGGCGTGGCTGGGCTGGACCCGCTTGGCCGGCTACGGCACCGCGTCACGCCTCGGAAATCCATTACCGCAGGTCGATCCGCTGGCGCTGACCTATCCGGTGTTCGTGGTGCTGACCGTGGGCCTGCTGACCGCGCGGCTGGCGTGGCTCGCGCTGCACGCCTCGCACCGGGCCCGGTTCTGGTCTCGCCCGGCGCTGCAGCTGGCGATCCGGCGGCTGGCCGGTGCCCGGGCCCCGGTGACCGGGGTGCTCGTCATCGGCACCCTCGCCATCGGCACGCTGGCCACCGGGATCGGCATCGCCCACGGCCAGGAGGAGGCCCTCGACACGAAGTCGGCGATCTTCGTCGGCAGCAACGCCCGCCTCGACACCGACAGCCCGATCGGCATGGGTGACATCGCGATGCCCGCGTCGCTGGCCGGCACCAGCACCGTGGTCGGCGAGCTGACCGGCACCGGCGGCGTGGTGCTGGTGGTCGACCCCGCGACGTTCGCCCGCGCCGCCGCGGTGGACCGCGTTCCCGGCGACGACCTGGCCGAGCTGCTGCGGAAGATCTCGCAGCCGGACCCGCGCGGCACGCCGGTGATCCGCGTCGGGCACACGGCCAAGCAGACCGGCAAGCTGCCGGACGGGCTGCCCGACGCCGTCGTCGCCGGTGACCTGCCGGTGTTCCCGATGATCGGCACCTCCCCCGGCTACGTCATCTCGCGCGCGGTGCTCGGCCGGGCGCAGCTGAACGGGATCCCGAAGTGGAGCGTGCTGACGACGTCGCCGATGGCGGAGGCGACCGCCGCGCTGCGGGCCGCGGGAGTGTTCATCCCGAACCGGATCAGCCGCGAGTCCGCTTTGGACGGTCTGCCGTTCTTCGTGGTGTCGTGGACGTTCTCGTTCGTGGCGCTGCTGGGCGCGGTGCTCGGGGTGGTCGCGATCCTGGCCCTGCTGGTGGCGGTCGAGGTCCGGCGGCGGCAGAACGCGCTGGCCGGGGCGCTGGTGCTGCGGATGGGCATGCGGCCGCGGACGCTGCTGGCGAGTCACCTGATGGAGCTGGGTGCGCTGAGCGGGCTGGCCATCGTCGTCGGGGTGGTGTGCGGGGTTTCGGTGGCGGGCCTGTCGGTGCCCCGGTTCGACCCGGCGACGTTCCTCGCGCCGCGTTCGGAGCTGCCCGATCCGCTGCCGTTCGTGCTGACCGTGCTGGCCGTGGGTGTGCTGGTGGTGGCCCTGGCCGGCTGGATCGCGGTGCGCTCGGTGCGCACCGCCCGGACCGCGGAGCTGATCCGTGCCTGA